One Polypterus senegalus isolate Bchr_013 chromosome 10, ASM1683550v1, whole genome shotgun sequence DNA segment encodes these proteins:
- the LOC120536891 gene encoding uncharacterized protein PFB0765w-like, which yields MEAVCEGKKCKMSKEHGKRQRSNKVLQDGEDDVEKTDQVKNTEDEQIIISELIERNGILTQRNKNLKSTNEKLENEISKMKRKEAECLKKNNELEMRIKELERDKRDLERKIKELQKENENLKKKMMINEESQVMTASDDSGVDDWEIVEKSEIDQEENIHLQKKSEINQKEESSTFNLISNTIGSVVTFLSNAAGKQ from the exons ATGGAAGCGGTGTGTGAAGGAAAGAAATGCAAGATGTCAAAGGAGCATGGAAAGCGTCAAAGAAGTAACAAGGTGCTACAGGATGGTGAAGATGATGTGGAGAAAACTGACCAGGTGAAGAATACTGAAGATGAACAAATTATAATCAGTGAGTTGATTGAGAGGAATGGTATTTTAACACAGAGAAATAAGAATCTTAAGTCGACTAATGAaaagctggaaaatgaaatcagtaaGATGAAGAGGAAAGAAGCTGAGTgtttaaaaaagaacaatgaatTGGAAATGAGAATTAAAGAGCTTGAGAGGGACAAACGGGACTTGGAAAGAAAGATTAAAGAGCTACAAAAGGAGAATGAGAAcctgaagaagaagatgatgatcaATGAAGAATCTCAG GTTATGACTGCAAGTGATGATAGTGGCGTTGATGATTGGGAGATTGTGG AGAAATCGGAAATTGATCAGGAGGAGAATATCCATCTGCAaa aaaaatcagaaattaaCCAAAAGGAAGAAA GTTCAACTTTCAACTTGATATCTAATACAATAG GATCAGTTGTGACTTTTCTGAGTAATGCAGCAGGTAAGCAATAA